In one window of Paenarthrobacter nicotinovorans DNA:
- a CDS encoding asparaginase, whose product MPMSSHETFNVETAVELAVIERSGFIESRHIGAAVVLAGDGSVVTRLGDIDAPVFARSTLKPFQALASMQSGVPLRGAQVAVACGSHTGSLDHMDVVEGMLKAAGVREEHLQCPTAWPQDETARNWLVRSERGQSKLAFNCSGKHAAFLWACTENGWDLRSYLEPNHPLQQRVRSVIEEYSGETISHLGIDGCGAPVAALSLTGLARAYSRLAKSPGDKSSNARAATIATSMLDYPWAVQGKGESNTVVMEELEVLAKIGAEGVLVLATPTGATVAVKVLDGNLRATTLVGLTLLAVSGAVDIPAVSNVLERVVEPVLGGGHEVGRIRLGHAVSALLD is encoded by the coding sequence ATGCCCATGAGTTCGCATGAAACGTTCAACGTTGAGACCGCCGTCGAACTGGCAGTGATCGAACGCAGTGGCTTCATCGAGTCCCGGCACATAGGTGCGGCCGTGGTCCTCGCGGGTGACGGTTCCGTTGTCACCCGCCTCGGCGACATCGACGCTCCCGTCTTCGCCCGGTCAACCCTCAAGCCCTTCCAGGCCCTCGCCTCCATGCAGTCCGGAGTTCCGCTGCGCGGCGCCCAGGTGGCCGTGGCGTGCGGAAGCCACACCGGATCCCTGGACCACATGGACGTAGTGGAGGGAATGCTCAAAGCGGCCGGCGTTCGGGAGGAACACCTGCAGTGCCCCACCGCCTGGCCCCAGGACGAGACAGCCCGGAACTGGCTGGTCCGGTCCGAGCGCGGGCAGTCCAAGCTCGCCTTCAACTGCTCCGGCAAGCACGCAGCCTTCCTGTGGGCGTGCACCGAAAACGGCTGGGACCTCCGCAGCTACCTCGAACCGAACCACCCCCTCCAGCAAAGGGTGCGTTCCGTGATCGAGGAATACAGCGGCGAAACCATCTCACACCTGGGCATCGACGGCTGCGGCGCTCCTGTTGCCGCGCTCTCGCTGACCGGGTTGGCCCGTGCCTACTCCCGCCTGGCCAAGTCCCCGGGCGATAAATCCTCCAACGCCCGCGCAGCCACCATCGCCACGTCCATGCTGGATTACCCGTGGGCCGTCCAGGGCAAGGGTGAGTCGAACACCGTCGTCATGGAAGAGCTGGAGGTTCTGGCCAAGATCGGCGCCGAAGGCGTCCTGGTCCTGGCCACCCCCACTGGCGCCACGGTGGCAGTCAAGGTTCTGGACGGCAACCTCCGCGCCACCACCCTTGTGGGACTGACCCTGCTCGCCGTGAGCGGGGCGGTGGACATCCCGGCCGTATCCAACGTCCTTGAACGGGTGGTGGAGCCTGTTCTGGGTGGCGGTCATGAAGTGGGCAGGATCCGGCTGGGCCACGCAGTCTCTGCCCTGCTGGACTAG
- a CDS encoding sterol carrier family protein, translated as MAVARRRVDISEGRAALAAWQTAVGPSSGEAAGEPGTAAGTTPSRAVIATAVRYTLEEVTARAPGNSVEVRVPPFGVTQCVEGPRHTRGTPPNVIETDADTWLGLVTGSITWADAVSAHKVTASGLRADLSELLPL; from the coding sequence ATGGCTGTTGCACGACGCCGCGTCGACATCTCCGAGGGCCGGGCTGCGCTGGCTGCCTGGCAAACCGCCGTCGGGCCTTCCAGTGGTGAAGCCGCCGGTGAGCCTGGCACCGCTGCCGGGACCACGCCGTCGCGCGCTGTGATAGCGACGGCGGTCCGCTACACGCTGGAAGAAGTCACTGCGCGTGCGCCCGGCAATTCAGTGGAGGTCCGCGTCCCGCCCTTCGGCGTCACCCAATGTGTGGAGGGGCCCCGGCACACGCGCGGCACTCCCCCGAACGTCATAGAGACCGACGCCGACACCTGGCTTGGTTTGGTGACCGGCAGCATCACCTGGGCCGACGCCGTTTCGGCCCACAAGGTGACCGCCTCCGGTTTGCGCGCCGATCTTTCTGAACTGCTGCCCCTCTAA
- a CDS encoding C4-dicarboxylate transporter DctA has product MKIPDPAALKASSAPQKKKRLYQSLFFQILIAVVAGVLIGHFWPNIGSALRPLGDGFIQLIKMIIAPLIFLVIVTGISAVGDVKAVGRVGVKALLYFTGATLFALVFGLIVGNIVQPGAGLNIDPSTLSQDALNAKTGNAPPKDAAAFILDVIPVSVIGAFANNSLLQVLFFSVFFGAAIVVIGRDRCLPVISLMETVLELIFKIMSWIMKVAPIGAFGAMAFIIGQYGVGTLGTYALLIASCYGAAIVFIGLLFLVAWGFARVPLWQFLKYTREEFLLALGTASTEAVMPRIMTKLTNAGCSRATTGLVVPTGYSFNLDGAAIYLSISLLFLAQAFGHNLDLGQQLAALGVLLLTSKGMAGVPGSSFLALSATAAALGIFPVAGVALLLGADRLMDSMRVVVNLLGNCVATFVVAKWEGQFDRSVMVRAFNGEITNEDTAIMLGKEEVYAQQELERISTGQQPSPKFRGGPAADDIPQFEMSKPGQPSTPVCPD; this is encoded by the coding sequence ATGAAGATCCCAGACCCCGCGGCGCTGAAGGCGAGTTCGGCCCCGCAGAAGAAAAAGCGGCTGTACCAGTCGCTCTTTTTTCAAATCCTGATCGCCGTCGTCGCAGGTGTGCTCATCGGTCATTTCTGGCCGAACATCGGGTCCGCACTCCGGCCACTGGGTGATGGATTCATTCAACTCATCAAAATGATCATCGCCCCGCTGATTTTCCTCGTGATCGTCACAGGCATCTCGGCAGTGGGCGACGTCAAGGCGGTCGGAAGGGTCGGGGTCAAAGCCCTCCTGTACTTCACCGGCGCCACGCTCTTCGCCTTGGTCTTCGGGCTCATCGTCGGCAACATTGTCCAGCCGGGTGCCGGCCTGAACATTGACCCCTCAACGCTCTCCCAGGACGCACTGAACGCCAAGACCGGCAACGCGCCTCCCAAGGACGCCGCAGCGTTCATCCTGGATGTCATTCCCGTCAGCGTGATCGGCGCTTTCGCCAACAACAGCCTGCTCCAGGTGCTCTTCTTCTCGGTCTTCTTCGGCGCCGCGATCGTGGTCATCGGCCGGGACCGTTGCCTCCCGGTCATCAGCCTCATGGAGACTGTCCTGGAGCTGATCTTCAAGATCATGTCCTGGATCATGAAGGTGGCCCCCATCGGTGCTTTCGGTGCCATGGCGTTCATCATCGGCCAGTACGGCGTGGGCACCCTTGGAACGTATGCCCTGTTGATAGCGTCCTGCTACGGCGCCGCGATCGTCTTCATCGGCCTGCTGTTCCTCGTGGCCTGGGGCTTCGCCCGTGTTCCGCTGTGGCAGTTCCTGAAGTACACCCGGGAGGAGTTCCTGCTGGCTCTCGGCACGGCTTCCACCGAAGCTGTCATGCCACGCATCATGACCAAGCTGACCAACGCCGGCTGCTCCCGTGCCACCACCGGTCTCGTGGTTCCGACCGGCTACTCCTTCAACCTCGACGGCGCAGCGATCTACCTTTCCATCTCCCTGTTGTTCCTGGCCCAGGCGTTCGGGCACAACCTGGACCTCGGCCAGCAACTGGCGGCGCTGGGTGTGCTGCTCCTGACCTCCAAGGGCATGGCGGGCGTTCCCGGCTCGTCCTTCCTGGCACTCTCCGCCACCGCGGCCGCACTGGGTATCTTCCCGGTAGCCGGCGTGGCACTCCTCCTCGGAGCCGACCGCCTCATGGACTCCATGCGCGTCGTGGTGAACCTGCTGGGCAACTGCGTAGCGACCTTCGTTGTCGCAAAGTGGGAAGGCCAGTTCGACCGCAGCGTCATGGTCCGCGCTTTCAACGGCGAGATCACCAACGAGGACACGGCCATCATGCTCGGCAAGGAAGAGGTCTACGCACAGCAGGAGCTGGAGCGCATCAGCACCGGCCAGCAGCCCTCCCCGAAGTTCCGCGGCGGACCTGCAGCGGACGACATCCCCCAGTTCGAGATGAGCAAGCCCGGGCAACCGTCCACCCCGGTCTGCCCTGACTGA
- a CDS encoding endonuclease domain-containing protein: protein MVPSRGLRIPQKPQTLLDIARPHLELRQGDFLSHISAAEVLGLPLPPWAHFKPDDGGPVTAVAEPVPWGPKSGPHFREPGRFIHLSRSRGGSLPRRRGVAGHRLTLRDGDLADLDGVVLTSVARTWVDLATMLPIEDLVVAGDAIVSEHTRTFGPARVAMVSLSELRAFVARANGVHGVRKARLALDDLRVGVDSPPETKLRLMLEDARLPAFMPNCPVMDALGRPVWTDLGCPEYRICLEYEGLHHLSPEQQALDAYRDQRVADAGWRQVKINRIDMRQGQRWVVARVAQALRKQGWAA, encoded by the coding sequence ATGGTGCCCAGCCGCGGACTCCGCATTCCGCAGAAACCGCAGACGCTACTGGACATCGCCCGGCCCCATCTTGAACTTCGTCAGGGCGATTTCCTCAGCCACATCAGTGCCGCTGAGGTACTGGGACTGCCGTTGCCTCCTTGGGCGCATTTCAAACCCGACGACGGCGGGCCGGTGACCGCAGTTGCGGAACCTGTTCCTTGGGGTCCCAAGAGCGGCCCCCACTTTCGCGAACCGGGGAGATTTATCCACCTGTCGCGGTCACGGGGTGGGTCGTTGCCGCGGCGAAGAGGGGTGGCCGGTCACCGGCTGACGTTGCGGGACGGTGACCTCGCTGACCTGGACGGCGTTGTGCTCACGTCCGTGGCGCGTACATGGGTGGACCTGGCCACCATGCTGCCGATTGAAGACTTGGTAGTGGCCGGCGACGCCATTGTCAGCGAACATACCCGCACGTTCGGTCCGGCAAGGGTAGCGATGGTTTCCTTGTCCGAACTACGCGCGTTCGTTGCGCGGGCCAACGGTGTCCATGGTGTTCGCAAAGCCCGCTTGGCGCTCGACGACTTGAGGGTGGGTGTCGACTCCCCGCCGGAAACCAAGCTGAGACTCATGCTGGAGGACGCCCGCTTGCCGGCGTTTATGCCCAACTGTCCAGTGATGGATGCCCTGGGGCGGCCTGTGTGGACGGACTTGGGATGCCCTGAATATCGCATTTGCCTGGAGTATGAAGGCCTTCATCATCTGTCTCCCGAACAGCAGGCGCTGGACGCCTATCGGGACCAGCGGGTTGCAGACGCCGGTTGGCGGCAGGTCAAGATCAACAGGATCGACATGCGGCAGGGGCAGAGGTGGGTGGTTGCCCGGGTGGCGCAGGCCCTCCGCAAGCAGGGCTGGGCAGCGTAG
- a CDS encoding SDR family oxidoreductase, which yields MTDSSLPADLRVAVVTGAGSGIGRAVARLMLADGYKVALAGRREAQLLETADGHPDALAVPCDVTVPDDVARLFAEVRQRWGRVDVLFNNAGVFGPAGDVGEIGVDEWEATLRVNVTGSMLCAAEAVRAMKDQQPQGGRIINNGSISAHSPRPRSVAYTVTKHAMTGLTKSIELDGRAFGITCGQIDIGNTRTEIMDTIGVGSGALQADGSRKVEPMFPVEDAARAVLMMANMPATASVGSLVVTAAGMPFVGRG from the coding sequence ATGACTGACTCCAGCCTGCCCGCCGACCTGAGGGTCGCCGTCGTTACCGGGGCCGGTTCCGGTATCGGGCGGGCCGTCGCCAGGCTCATGCTGGCCGATGGCTACAAGGTAGCGCTGGCCGGGCGGCGGGAGGCGCAATTGCTTGAAACCGCCGACGGCCATCCGGATGCCCTGGCGGTTCCCTGCGACGTAACAGTGCCCGACGACGTCGCGCGCCTTTTCGCGGAGGTGCGCCAACGCTGGGGCCGGGTGGATGTGCTGTTCAACAACGCCGGGGTCTTCGGACCGGCCGGGGACGTGGGGGAGATTGGCGTTGACGAGTGGGAAGCAACCCTGCGTGTCAACGTCACAGGGTCCATGTTGTGCGCTGCGGAGGCTGTCCGGGCCATGAAGGACCAGCAACCGCAGGGTGGGCGCATCATCAACAATGGTTCCATCTCCGCCCATTCGCCCAGGCCCAGGTCTGTGGCTTACACGGTCACCAAGCATGCGATGACGGGCCTGACCAAGAGCATCGAGCTTGATGGCCGGGCGTTCGGGATCACGTGCGGGCAGATCGATATCGGCAATACCCGTACCGAGATCATGGACACCATCGGCGTGGGCTCAGGGGCCTTGCAAGCCGACGGCAGCCGCAAAGTGGAACCCATGTTTCCGGTGGAAGATGCTGCCCGCGCCGTGCTCATGATGGCCAACATGCCGGCCACGGCCAGTGTTGGATCCTTGGTGGTCACTGCTGCCGGAATGCCGTTCGTAGGCCGCGGCTAG
- a CDS encoding aspartate/glutamate racemase family protein, with protein sequence MRILVANVNTTQSMTDSIAAQARAVAAPGTEIIGITPHFGADSCEGNFESYLAAIAVMDAVVNYPEPFDAVIQAGYGEHGREGLQELLDVPVVDITEAAASTAMFLGHKYSVVTTLDRAVPLIEDRLKLAGLEARCASVRASGMAVLELEEYPERAVEAIVGQAEQAVQNDKAEVIVLGCGGMAGLDEQIRQRTGVPVVDGVAAAVTIAESLVRLGLSTSKVRTYATPRPKTVIGWPITAAQAAEAAR encoded by the coding sequence ATGCGCATCCTTGTCGCGAACGTCAACACCACCCAATCCATGACCGATTCCATTGCAGCCCAGGCCCGCGCGGTGGCGGCGCCCGGCACCGAGATCATCGGAATCACACCCCACTTCGGCGCCGATTCCTGCGAAGGCAACTTCGAAAGCTACCTGGCCGCGATTGCCGTCATGGACGCCGTGGTCAACTATCCGGAACCGTTCGACGCCGTCATCCAAGCCGGCTACGGCGAGCACGGCCGCGAAGGCCTCCAGGAACTGCTGGACGTGCCGGTCGTGGACATCACCGAGGCCGCAGCCAGCACGGCGATGTTCCTGGGCCACAAGTACTCCGTGGTGACGACGCTCGACCGCGCGGTTCCCCTCATCGAGGACCGGCTCAAGCTCGCCGGGCTGGAAGCGCGTTGTGCGTCCGTCCGCGCCAGTGGCATGGCTGTGCTGGAACTCGAGGAGTATCCGGAACGTGCGGTCGAGGCGATCGTGGGCCAGGCGGAGCAAGCGGTGCAGAATGACAAGGCCGAAGTGATCGTCCTTGGCTGCGGCGGCATGGCCGGACTGGATGAGCAGATCCGCCAACGCACCGGGGTTCCCGTGGTTGACGGGGTTGCTGCTGCGGTCACGATTGCCGAGTCCTTGGTCCGTCTTGGCCTGTCCACGTCCAAGGTGCGAACGTATGCCACGCCCCGCCCGAAGACTGTCATAGGCTGGCCGATAACCGCAGCCCAGGCCGCCGAAGCCGCGCGCTGA
- a CDS encoding NCS1 family nucleobase:cation symporter-1, giving the protein MQTTSSVGVNETPEDAKTGAPNHPVVGNTDLCAIASEAAGRTISPSLYNIDLAPTKAKGRKWTSYSIFTLWANDVHSLGNYAFAIGLFSLGLGGWQILVALGIGAVLLFALLNFSGFMGQKTGVPFPVMSRISFGIRGAQIASLVRGAVAVAWFGIQTYLASVVLRVLLVAVAPGLKDLDSNSILGLSTLGWFSFVALWIVQLVIVSFGMEMIRKYEAFAGPIILVTMAAIAVWVFIEAGGAIQWSGIKGLEGTEMWLTIFAGGALWVSIYGTFVLNFCDFTRSSTSKKSIVKGNFWGIPINMLVFGAIVVVMAGGQYKINGTVIQSPSDIVQSIPNTLLLVLACLALLILTIAVNLMANFVAPVYALTNLFPRHLNFRKAAWVSGTIGLVILPWNLYNNPIVIVYFLGGLGALLGPLFGVVMADYWLVRRGKVNVPELYSEDPKGAYFYKRGVNPKAIIAMLPAAAMAIAIAFIPALAAAAPFAWFIGAGVAALTYFAVADKKQVHEDVSGEPIAVASTH; this is encoded by the coding sequence ATGCAGACGACTTCATCAGTCGGCGTCAATGAGACTCCGGAAGACGCAAAGACGGGTGCCCCCAACCACCCGGTCGTGGGAAACACGGATCTTTGCGCGATTGCTTCCGAAGCCGCAGGCCGTACCATCAGTCCCAGTCTTTACAACATCGACCTCGCCCCCACCAAGGCCAAGGGCCGCAAGTGGACCAGCTACAGCATCTTTACCCTCTGGGCCAACGACGTCCACAGCCTGGGTAACTATGCCTTCGCCATCGGGCTGTTTTCCCTGGGCCTGGGAGGATGGCAGATCCTGGTAGCCCTGGGCATCGGCGCCGTCCTTCTGTTCGCCCTCCTGAATTTTTCAGGTTTCATGGGCCAGAAGACAGGTGTCCCGTTCCCGGTCATGAGCCGCATCAGCTTCGGCATCAGGGGAGCCCAGATCGCCAGCCTCGTCCGCGGTGCCGTTGCCGTTGCCTGGTTCGGCATCCAGACGTACCTGGCGTCGGTGGTCCTCCGGGTCCTGCTGGTAGCCGTGGCTCCCGGACTGAAGGACCTGGACAGCAACTCCATCCTCGGCCTTTCAACCCTTGGCTGGTTCTCCTTCGTGGCGCTGTGGATCGTGCAGCTGGTGATCGTCAGCTTCGGCATGGAAATGATCCGTAAGTACGAGGCCTTCGCCGGCCCCATCATCCTGGTGACGATGGCGGCCATTGCAGTGTGGGTCTTCATCGAAGCCGGCGGTGCCATCCAGTGGAGCGGCATCAAGGGCCTTGAGGGCACCGAAATGTGGCTCACCATTTTCGCCGGCGGCGCCCTGTGGGTATCCATCTACGGAACGTTCGTGCTGAACTTCTGCGACTTCACCCGCTCTTCAACGTCCAAGAAGTCCATCGTCAAGGGCAACTTCTGGGGCATCCCCATCAACATGCTTGTCTTTGGTGCGATCGTCGTCGTCATGGCCGGCGGCCAGTACAAGATCAACGGCACTGTCATCCAGAGCCCGTCGGACATCGTGCAGAGCATCCCGAATACGCTCCTGCTGGTCCTGGCCTGCCTTGCCCTGTTGATCCTGACCATCGCGGTGAACCTGATGGCCAATTTCGTGGCCCCGGTTTATGCACTGACGAACCTTTTCCCGCGGCACTTGAATTTCCGCAAGGCAGCCTGGGTGAGCGGCACCATCGGCCTGGTCATCCTGCCCTGGAACCTCTACAACAACCCCATCGTGATCGTGTACTTCCTCGGTGGCCTGGGCGCCTTGCTCGGCCCGCTGTTCGGTGTGGTCATGGCTGACTACTGGCTGGTCCGGCGCGGCAAGGTCAATGTTCCGGAGCTGTACTCGGAAGACCCCAAGGGCGCGTACTTCTACAAGCGCGGCGTCAACCCCAAGGCCATTATCGCCATGCTTCCGGCCGCTGCCATGGCCATCGCCATCGCGTTCATTCCCGCTTTGGCGGCCGCAGCTCCGTTCGCCTGGTTCATCGGAGCAGGCGTCGCTGCGCTCACGTACTTCGCCGTGGCAGACAAGAAGCAGGTCCACGAGGACGTTTCCGGCGAGCCAATCGCCGTCGCCAGCACGCACTGA
- the aceE gene encoding pyruvate dehydrogenase (acetyl-transferring), homodimeric type: MAAGEETSHILSGLTAQLPDRDPEETAEWIESLDALIAEQGTERAQYIMRSLLQRAGARSVGVPMVTTTDYVNTIPVDQEAPFPGNEEFERRYRAYMRWNAAVMVHRAQRSDIGVGGHISTYAGAATLYEVGFNHFFRGKDHPSGGDQVFFQGHASPGMYARAFMEGRLSEEDLDGFRQEKSKAGHALSSYPHPRLMPDFWEFPTVSMGIGPMNAIYQAQSNRYLQNRGIKDTSDQQVWAFLGDGEMDEPESRGLLQLAANENLDNLNFVINCNLQRLDGPVRGNGKIMQELEAFFRGAGWNVIKVVWGREWDSLLEADKDGALVKIMNETPDGDYQTYKAESGGFVREHFFGKSPQTKDMVADLDDEQIWGLKRGGHDYRKVYAAYKAATEFKGKPTVILAKTVKGYGLGPHFEGRNATHQMKKLTMEDLKAFRDHLRIPISDDQLDADLYRPPYYHPGMDAPEIKYLMDRRAELGGFVPERRRTHTPVTLPEAKSYDVAKRGSGKQQAATTMAFVRLLKDLMRDKNFGARFVPVVPDESRTFGMDAFFPTAKIYNPKGQNYLSVDRDLVLAYKESPAGQLIHPGINEAGAVAAFTAAGTAYATHGEPLVPIYVFYSMFGFQRTGDSFWAAADQMTRGFIIGATAGRTTLTGEGLQHADGHSPILASTNPAVRTYDPAYGYEIGHIIRHGLEQMYGEASDDKNVMYYLTVYNEPITQPAEPENLDTNGLLKGIYQLADAPESTTGNSNRPTANILASGVSVPWALEAQKILNDDWGVAATVWSVTSWNELRRDGLDAEEHAFLNPGQPTRTPFITEQLHGHTGPVIAVSDYMKAVPDQIRQFIPNDFASLGADGFGFSDTRQAARRYFKNDTHSIVAKTLQLLAARGEVEEGAPSYAIDRYKLLDVNAGTTGGAGGDA; the protein is encoded by the coding sequence GTGGCTGCAGGAGAAGAGACCTCACACATCCTCAGCGGGTTGACTGCCCAGCTGCCTGATCGTGATCCGGAAGAGACCGCGGAGTGGATTGAGTCCCTTGATGCGTTGATCGCTGAGCAGGGTACCGAGCGGGCTCAGTACATTATGCGTTCGTTGTTGCAGCGTGCTGGTGCCCGGTCGGTGGGTGTGCCGATGGTGACGACCACTGATTATGTGAACACGATCCCGGTGGATCAGGAAGCGCCGTTCCCGGGGAACGAGGAGTTCGAGCGCCGGTATCGGGCGTATATGCGGTGGAACGCTGCGGTGATGGTCCATCGTGCGCAGCGCTCCGATATTGGTGTGGGTGGGCATATTTCCACTTATGCCGGTGCTGCGACGTTGTATGAGGTGGGGTTCAACCATTTCTTCCGCGGTAAGGACCACCCCAGTGGCGGGGACCAGGTGTTTTTCCAGGGTCACGCGTCTCCGGGGATGTACGCCAGGGCGTTCATGGAAGGCCGGTTGAGCGAGGAGGATTTGGACGGGTTCCGTCAGGAGAAGTCCAAGGCCGGGCATGCGTTGTCCTCGTACCCGCACCCGCGGTTGATGCCTGATTTCTGGGAATTCCCGACCGTGTCGATGGGTATCGGCCCGATGAACGCGATTTACCAGGCCCAGTCCAACCGGTACCTGCAGAACCGTGGGATCAAGGACACCTCGGACCAGCAGGTCTGGGCGTTCCTTGGTGACGGGGAAATGGACGAGCCCGAGTCCCGTGGTCTGCTGCAGCTGGCAGCGAACGAGAACCTGGACAACCTGAACTTCGTGATCAACTGCAACCTCCAGCGCCTGGACGGGCCGGTGCGTGGCAACGGCAAGATCATGCAGGAACTCGAAGCGTTCTTCCGCGGTGCGGGCTGGAACGTGATCAAGGTCGTCTGGGGCCGGGAATGGGACTCCCTCCTGGAAGCGGACAAGGACGGGGCGTTGGTGAAAATCATGAACGAAACCCCCGATGGTGACTACCAGACCTACAAGGCCGAGTCCGGCGGGTTCGTCCGTGAGCACTTCTTCGGTAAGTCCCCGCAGACCAAGGACATGGTCGCGGACCTGGACGATGAGCAGATCTGGGGCCTCAAACGCGGCGGTCACGACTACCGCAAGGTCTACGCCGCGTACAAGGCAGCGACCGAGTTCAAGGGCAAACCCACCGTGATCCTGGCCAAAACGGTCAAGGGCTACGGCCTGGGCCCGCACTTCGAGGGCCGCAACGCGACCCACCAGATGAAGAAACTGACCATGGAAGACCTCAAAGCCTTCCGTGACCACCTGCGCATCCCGATCAGCGATGACCAGCTCGACGCCGACCTTTACCGGCCCCCGTACTACCACCCCGGCATGGACGCCCCGGAAATCAAATACCTCATGGACCGCCGCGCCGAACTCGGCGGGTTCGTGCCCGAACGGCGCCGCACCCACACCCCGGTCACCCTGCCCGAAGCCAAATCCTACGACGTCGCCAAACGCGGATCCGGCAAACAACAAGCCGCGACCACCATGGCCTTCGTCCGGCTCCTCAAAGACCTCATGCGCGACAAAAACTTCGGCGCCCGGTTCGTGCCCGTCGTCCCGGACGAATCCCGCACCTTCGGCATGGACGCGTTCTTCCCGACCGCGAAAATCTACAACCCCAAAGGCCAGAACTACCTCTCCGTGGACCGCGACCTCGTCCTGGCCTACAAAGAATCACCCGCAGGCCAACTGATCCACCCCGGCATCAACGAAGCCGGCGCCGTAGCAGCATTCACCGCCGCCGGCACCGCCTACGCCACCCACGGCGAGCCCCTGGTCCCGATCTACGTGTTCTACTCCATGTTCGGCTTCCAACGCACCGGAGATTCCTTCTGGGCCGCCGCGGACCAAATGACCCGCGGCTTCATCATCGGCGCGACCGCAGGACGAACCACCCTCACCGGCGAAGGACTCCAACACGCCGACGGGCACTCCCCCATCCTGGCCTCCACCAACCCCGCCGTCCGCACCTACGACCCCGCCTACGGCTACGAAATCGGCCACATCATCCGCCACGGCCTCGAACAAATGTACGGCGAGGCCAGTGACGATAAGAACGTCATGTACTACCTCACCGTCTACAACGAGCCCATCACCCAACCCGCCGAACCCGAAAACCTCGACACCAACGGGCTCCTCAAAGGCATCTACCAACTCGCCGACGCCCCCGAGAGCACCACCGGAAACAGCAACCGCCCCACCGCGAACATCCTCGCCTCCGGCGTGTCCGTCCCCTGGGCCCTCGAAGCCCAAAAAATCCTCAACGACGACTGGGGAGTCGCCGCGACCGTCTGGTCCGTGACCTCCTGGAACGAACTCCGACGCGACGGACTCGACGCCGAAGAACACGCCTTCCTCAACCCCGGCCAACCCACCCGCACACCCTTCATCACCGAACAACTCCACGGCCACACCGGACCAGTCATCGCAGTCTCCGACTACATGAAAGCCGTCCCCGACCAAATCCGACAATTCATCCCCAACGACTTCGCCTCCCTCGGAGCAGACGGCTTCGGCTTCTCCGACACCCGCCAAGCCGCACGCCGCTACTTCAAAAACGACACCCACTCCATCGTCGCCAAAACCCTCCAGTTGCTGGCGGCGAGGGGTGAAGTCGAGGAGGGCGCGCCGTCGTACGCCATTGACCGCTACAAACTGCTCGACGTCAACGCCGGTACCACCGGCGGAGCAGGCGGCGACGCCTGA
- a CDS encoding YegP family protein — translation MAGSFEILKAGTNSFRFRLTAEDGTVVAVSPQFPNLKAVVAGINAVRENAATGFVVDRRNLGT, via the coding sequence ATGGCGGGCAGTTTCGAGATTCTCAAAGCAGGTACCAATTCATTCCGTTTCAGGCTCACAGCCGAGGACGGCACAGTTGTGGCAGTGTCGCCGCAGTTTCCCAATTTGAAGGCCGTGGTGGCCGGTATCAACGCAGTCCGCGAGAACGCGGCAACGGGCTTTGTGGTCGACCGGCGGAACCTGGGCACCTGA
- the nboR gene encoding nicotine blue oxidoreductase: MNPRAYGEDMTPSGTTPTTGVLLAAGAGTRLGRGPKALLPFRARTLVEVLADTLFDGGCSEVVVVLGAEADRVRSATELGPHTVVDNPDWAKGMAGSFRAGIDAATSGNNIMVALVDQPGLTPTAVSRLLGSHRPGRVTAAAYPDASGHLKRRHPVIFDVGLRSEAAAAAHGDTGARSFLKAHPGLVDLVDCSDLCSGEDLDTKDQLHLLDG, from the coding sequence ATGAACCCCCGCGCGTATGGTGAGGATATGACTCCATCCGGCACGACACCCACCACCGGTGTCCTGCTCGCCGCCGGCGCCGGCACCCGCCTGGGGCGTGGCCCCAAGGCGCTGCTGCCTTTCCGCGCCCGCACGCTTGTGGAAGTCCTGGCCGACACACTGTTCGACGGCGGCTGCAGCGAGGTAGTGGTGGTCCTCGGCGCAGAGGCCGACCGCGTCCGGAGCGCCACGGAGCTGGGCCCGCATACTGTGGTGGATAACCCCGACTGGGCCAAGGGAATGGCCGGATCCTTCCGCGCCGGCATCGACGCCGCCACCTCCGGCAACAACATCATGGTAGCCCTGGTCGACCAGCCCGGGTTGACCCCGACGGCGGTGAGCAGGTTGCTGGGCAGCCATCGTCCCGGCCGGGTCACCGCAGCCGCCTACCCGGATGCGTCAGGCCATCTGAAACGCAGGCACCCGGTGATTTTCGACGTCGGCCTCCGCTCCGAGGCGGCCGCAGCCGCCCATGGTGACACGGGCGCGCGTTCCTTCCTCAAAGCCCATCCGGGGTTGGTGGACCTGGTGGACTGCAGCGATCTCTGCTCGGGCGAGGACCTGGATACGAAGGACCAGCTGCATCTTCTGGACGGGTAA